The bacterium genome includes a window with the following:
- a CDS encoding ABC transporter permease has product MRAFLRVWIINLAPAFSAFAVATLLAALLLLVSGYQTGLALRALLEGAFGSAYALSETLVKSIPLLLTGAAVALAFRAGVWNIGAEGQFLAGALAASALAAAFSASGWMTGVLGIALLLLAGGVAGGLWAGLAGVMKNRRGVPEVVSTILLNFIAIELVRYAVHGPLMETAGQFPQSDALDASLRLARLFPPTRLHAGIWLAPVVAVLCYLLIRRTVFGFEMQATAANPRAARFAAIDTARVQLLSLMISGAVAGLAGVIELAGVTYRVYDNFSPGYGYTAIAVALMARLNPLAVIFSALLFGALENGAAAMQRQANVSAVISYVIQGLVVLTMAVAGGVSLKGNAAKT; this is encoded by the coding sequence ATGCGCGCCTTTCTCCGCGTTTGGATCATAAACCTGGCACCCGCCTTCAGCGCGTTTGCAGTTGCCACGCTGCTGGCCGCGCTGCTCTTGTTGGTGAGCGGTTATCAGACCGGCCTGGCGTTGCGCGCCCTGCTCGAAGGCGCGTTCGGCTCCGCTTATGCGCTTTCCGAAACGTTGGTCAAATCCATTCCGCTGTTGTTGACCGGCGCCGCCGTGGCGTTGGCGTTTCGCGCCGGCGTGTGGAACATTGGCGCGGAAGGCCAGTTCCTGGCCGGCGCCCTGGCTGCGAGCGCGCTGGCAGCGGCATTCTCTGCTTCCGGTTGGATGACCGGCGTCTTGGGAATCGCGCTGCTTCTGCTCGCGGGTGGCGTGGCCGGCGGCCTGTGGGCCGGCCTGGCAGGCGTGATGAAAAATCGCCGCGGCGTGCCGGAAGTCGTCTCCACCATTCTACTCAACTTTATTGCCATCGAGCTGGTGCGCTATGCGGTGCATGGCCCGCTCATGGAAACCGCGGGACAGTTTCCCCAGTCGGACGCGCTCGATGCCTCGCTGCGGCTGGCGCGACTCTTTCCGCCCACGCGCTTGCACGCCGGCATCTGGCTGGCGCCCGTGGTGGCGGTATTGTGCTATCTGCTCATTCGGCGCACCGTCTTCGGTTTCGAGATGCAGGCAACGGCTGCCAATCCCCGGGCCGCGCGCTTTGCGGCGATTGACACAGCGCGGGTGCAACTTCTCAGTTTGATGATTTCCGGCGCAGTGGCGGGATTGGCAGGCGTGATCGAACTGGCGGGCGTGACCTATCGCGTGTATGACAATTTCTCGCCCGGTTACGGCTACACCGCCATTGCCGTCGCGCTCATGGCGCGCCTCAATCCGCTGGCGGTGATTTTCTCGGCGCTGCTGTTCGGTGCGCTGGAAAACGGCGCCGCGGCGATGCAACGCCAGGCCAATGTTTCCGCGGTCATCAGTTATGTGATTCAGGGATTAGTGGTGCTCACCATGGCGGTGGCTGGCGGCGTGAGTCTCAAAGGCAATGCGGCAAAGACGTGA
- a CDS encoding ABC transporter permease has translation MILNFIENLLASGVKLAAPLWLTATGETYAERAGVINIGLEGMMLAGAFAGMVVSYFSASPWLGLLAGMLAAMLLAAVLAVLTVYFQADQIITGAALNLVALGLTGFLFRHIFGVTGAALTATSFPTLELPGFAGIPILGSLVSRQPVLLYVACGVVPLAAFVLNRTHLGLAIRACGEQPAAADTAGCNVFRLRFGCVLFGGMLAGAAGAYLTLAHANTFVEGITAGRGFIALALVIFGRWQPLGVFFASLFFGCANALQFQFQARGYDLPYQFFLMLPYLLTLLVLVFSTRGRQAPAALGKAYRRS, from the coding sequence ATGATCCTCAATTTCATCGAAAATCTGCTGGCCTCGGGCGTGAAGCTGGCGGCGCCGCTCTGGCTGACGGCCACCGGAGAAACGTATGCCGAGCGCGCGGGTGTGATCAATATCGGCCTGGAAGGCATGATGCTGGCCGGCGCGTTTGCCGGCATGGTGGTGAGCTACTTCAGCGCCAGCCCGTGGCTCGGCTTGCTCGCCGGCATGCTGGCCGCCATGTTGCTCGCCGCGGTTCTTGCCGTGTTGACCGTTTACTTTCAGGCCGATCAAATCATCACCGGCGCTGCGCTCAACCTCGTGGCGCTCGGTCTTACCGGCTTTCTGTTTCGCCACATCTTCGGCGTGACCGGCGCCGCGCTCACGGCCACCTCGTTTCCCACACTCGAGCTTCCCGGTTTCGCCGGCATTCCGATCTTGGGCAGTTTGGTGTCACGACAACCGGTGTTGCTGTATGTCGCTTGCGGCGTCGTTCCGCTGGCCGCCTTCGTGCTCAACCGCACGCACTTGGGATTGGCGATTCGCGCCTGTGGTGAGCAGCCGGCCGCCGCGGACACTGCCGGCTGCAATGTGTTCCGTCTGCGTTTTGGCTGCGTGCTGTTCGGCGGCATGCTGGCCGGCGCGGCCGGCGCCTATCTCACGCTGGCGCATGCCAACACGTTCGTGGAAGGCATCACGGCCGGCCGCGGCTTCATCGCGCTCGCCCTCGTTATTTTCGGACGCTGGCAACCGCTGGGCGTGTTTTTCGCTTCGTTGTTTTTTGGCTGTGCCAATGCCCTGCAGTTTCAATTTCAAGCACGCGGCTATGACCTGCCCTATCAGTTCTTCCTCATGCTGCCCTACCTGCTCACCCTGCTGGTGCTGGTGTTTTCGACGCGCGGCCGCCAGGCGCCCGCGGCATTGGGCAAAGCTTATCGCCGCAGTTGA